Proteins encoded within one genomic window of Amorphoplanes friuliensis DSM 7358:
- a CDS encoding glycosyltransferase, with product MATRYGFLSTHPPTYCGLATFNAALAASLTAGASSGGVVRVTSGGGEGPPGPDVSHTWQAQDPSGWRAAADALNSYDIAIIQHEYGIYPGADGADVLRLMRRLRVPSIVVLHTVPGRPTPRQKSVLEQVVATAGAAVTMTTTARERLVAGYDVDPAKLSIIPHGVSASTGTPVARGPRPQLLTWGLLGPGKGIEWAIRALPHLSRLDPVYTVAGRTHPKVVERHGEAYRTGLHQLAAELGVAQNMDYRSHYLDDAALGGLIRSADVVVLPYDSVEQVTSGVLIEAVAAGVPVVATAFPHAVELLTDGPGLLVPHRNPRALATAIRKILTRTAAAGAAAGTPVTMRWPEVAAEYEALADKLSTEGARTAAAPA from the coding sequence GTGGCCACCAGATACGGCTTCCTCAGCACCCACCCGCCGACCTACTGCGGGCTGGCGACGTTCAATGCCGCCCTGGCCGCGAGCCTCACCGCGGGCGCGAGCTCCGGCGGCGTCGTCCGTGTCACGTCGGGCGGTGGTGAGGGACCGCCGGGCCCGGACGTCTCGCACACCTGGCAGGCGCAGGACCCGAGCGGCTGGCGTGCCGCGGCCGACGCTCTCAACAGCTACGACATCGCGATCATCCAGCACGAGTACGGCATCTATCCGGGTGCGGACGGCGCCGACGTACTGCGGCTGATGCGGCGGCTGCGGGTGCCCAGCATCGTCGTCCTGCACACCGTGCCGGGCCGGCCCACACCCCGGCAGAAGTCGGTGCTCGAGCAGGTCGTGGCCACTGCCGGTGCCGCCGTCACGATGACCACCACCGCCCGGGAGAGGCTCGTCGCCGGGTACGACGTGGATCCGGCCAAGCTCTCGATCATCCCGCACGGTGTCAGCGCCTCCACCGGTACGCCGGTGGCCCGCGGGCCGCGACCGCAGCTGCTCACCTGGGGTCTGCTCGGTCCCGGCAAGGGCATCGAGTGGGCCATCCGCGCCCTGCCGCACCTGAGCCGTCTCGACCCCGTCTACACCGTTGCCGGCCGCACCCACCCCAAGGTGGTCGAACGGCACGGTGAGGCGTACCGGACGGGTTTGCACCAGCTCGCCGCCGAGCTGGGAGTGGCGCAGAACATGGACTACCGCTCGCACTATCTCGACGACGCCGCCCTGGGCGGTCTCATCCGTTCCGCCGATGTTGTCGTGCTGCCCTACGACTCGGTCGAGCAGGTGACCTCCGGCGTGCTGATCGAGGCCGTCGCCGCGGGCGTGCCCGTGGTGGCGACGGCCTTCCCGCACGCGGTCGAGCTCCTCACCGACGGCCCGGGCCTGCTCGTCCCGCACCGCAACCCGCGCGCGCTGGCCACCGCGATCCGCAAGATCCTCACGCGGACCGCCGCCGCCGGAGCCGCCGCCGGCACCCCGGTGACGATGCGCTGGCCGGAGGTCGCCGCCGAGTACGAGGCGTTGGCGGACAAGCTCAGCACCGAGGGCGCGCGAACCGCTGCCGCACCGGCGTGA
- a CDS encoding GNAT family N-acetyltransferase — protein sequence MSALPFPEPPLTDGTVLLRAWHEADEAQRHAGFADPLCQQFSWSPATPFTEEHTRAAFAQDEEGRLAGESLNLAVTDATHTGVIWGGTSIYDVDPRSASASVGYWLAPQARGRGIATRTLRLLSAWALGQLAVERLTLTCAPDNAASQRVALRCGFVREGVLRSHLPFQGARRDTMIFSLLPGELR from the coding sequence ATGTCAGCTCTGCCCTTCCCCGAACCGCCGCTCACCGACGGCACAGTGCTCCTGCGTGCCTGGCACGAGGCGGACGAGGCCCAGCGCCACGCGGGTTTTGCGGACCCGCTGTGCCAGCAGTTCTCGTGGTCGCCGGCGACACCGTTCACCGAGGAGCACACCCGCGCGGCCTTCGCGCAGGATGAGGAGGGACGCCTGGCCGGCGAGTCCCTGAACCTGGCCGTCACCGATGCCACGCACACCGGCGTGATCTGGGGCGGCACCTCGATCTACGACGTCGATCCCCGGTCGGCGTCGGCCTCGGTGGGCTACTGGCTGGCCCCGCAGGCCCGTGGGCGCGGCATCGCCACCCGGACGCTGCGGCTGCTGTCGGCGTGGGCGCTCGGGCAGCTCGCGGTTGAACGCCTGACACTGACCTGCGCACCGGACAACGCCGCCTCCCAGCGGGTCGCGTTGCGCTGCGGCTTCGTCCGCGAGGGTGTCCTGCGCTCCCACCTGCCCTTCCAGGGCGCGCGCCGCGACACCATGATCTTCAGCCTTCTGCCGGGTGAGCTGCGGTAG